The Portunus trituberculatus isolate SZX2019 chromosome 49, ASM1759143v1, whole genome shotgun sequence genome contains a region encoding:
- the LOC123499211 gene encoding adhesive plaque matrix protein-like isoform X1, whose protein sequence is MSDTRGRDANLYNAHGIHTQTITPTQHTRNVANTPPPPQTVYSPPPTSTVRTPPLYLNTRNFSSPPMSTVRTPPLYLNTRNFSSPPMSTVRTSPRYPNTRNISPLPTSTVRTPPLYPNTRNISPLPTSTVRTPPLYPNTWNISSPPMSTVRTPQLYLNPHNPIKKQHKSTQIPENLKYKRQKSTQTTKRKPEKNAKATQIPQNCFQLQKSTQTSEQTNQKLSATCTTHQMQKQTQVTQTSKNLQELEKLLRNQADPRTSVKHEKEKPNFKIPEVSEETLIKHLGTIPDLSKKAEAREKDKSLKNAQKPLRDKTQEHTQKTAHSSKHSTSSANEPDPSEDAAQVMGFVRPRLLEQRAEYPQEECHPLKNLAHCMKTQTPNRTQPVEQSPKLLKIIIYLIRCTKLTFRRQHPIPHRPKPLHPWQNATHTTLPNQKTSKQARPMRKKPEEDKPIREPQAPIVVKKGRVSLHMDDIYGENEAETCSKDEDMMDLLMPTPSREVKGIVTLNMMRNECKGNVRNESRSEHKANMDKHEEKLTGETPSADEAMMAFLMPTASREVKDTVTLNAMGNNECKGTVRNEIQPEHKRNNLVRHEENRTGAVMRKQCESKKKKKLKEILKPMEKIEPKEANLIEPKEIYMRKEPEPMKESIKLKEILKKPKEKKQNLRI, encoded by the coding sequence ATGAGTGATACGCGAGGCAGAGATGCAAACTTGTATAATGCACACGGAATTCACACACAGACTATAACGCCTACACAACATACACGAAATGTAGCAAacacgccaccgccaccgcaaaCAGTgtactcaccaccacccacgtCAACTGTAAGAACACCACCACTCTACCTAAATACAAGGAACTTTTCATCACCACCCATGTCAACTGTGAGAACACCACCACTCTACCTAAATACAAGGAACTTTTCATCACCACCCATGTCAACTGTGAGAACATCACCACGCTACCCAAATACACGGAACATTTCACCACTACCCACGTCAACTGTGAGAACACCACCACTCTACCCAAATACACGGAACATTTCACCACTACCCACGTCAACTGTGAGAACACCACCACTCTACCCAAATACATGGAACATTTCATCACCACCCATGTCGACTGTGAGAACACCACAACTCTATCTAAATCCACATAACCCTATAAAAAAGCAACACAAGTCAACACAGATTCCCGAGAACCTCAAGTATAAACGGCAGAAGTCAACACAGACGACAAAACGGAAACCAGAAAAGAATGCAAAAGCTACACAGATACCACAAAACTGTTTTCAACTACAGAAATCTACACAGACGTCAGAACAGACCAATCAAAAACTGTCAGCAACGTGTACTACACATCAGATGCAAAAACAGACACAGGTTACACAGACGTCAAAGAATCTTcaagaactagaaaagttaTTACGAAACCAAGCAGACCCAAGAACATCTgtgaaacatgaaaaagaaaaacctaaTTTCAAGATACCCGAGGTTTCAGAAGAAACACTAATAAAGCATTTGGGAACGATACCTGACCTTTCCAAAAAAGCAGAAGccagagaaaaagataagtcTTTGAAAAATGCACAGAAGCCTTTGAGAGACAagacacaagaacacacacaaaaaacagctCACTCTTCCAAACACTCCACCAGCTCGGCAAATGAACCAGACCCTTCAGAAGATGCAGCACAGGTTATGGGATTCGTAAGACCAAGACTTTTAGAGCAGAGAGCAGAATATCCACAAGAGGAATGTCACCCACTCAAAAACCTAGCTCATTGCATGAAGACACAAACACCCAACCGAACACAGCCTGTGGAGCAAAGTCCCAAGTTGCTGAAGATTATAATCTATTTAATAAGATGCACTAAACTTACATTCAGACGTCAACACCCTATACCCCACAGGCCAAAGCCACTGCACCCTTGGCAAAACGCGACGCACACCACACTGCCTAACCAAAAGACGTCGAAACAAGCACGCCCTATGCGGAAGAAACCTGAGGAAGACAAGCCTATAAGAGAGCCACAAGCACCAATAGTAGTAAAGAAAGGCAGGGTAAGTCTGCATATGGATGATATCTATGGGGAAAATGAGGCAGAGACATGTTCTAAAGATGAAGATATGATGGATTTATTGATGCCAACACCTAGTAGGGAGGTCAAAGGTATCGTAACTTTAAATATGATGAGAAATGAGTGTAAAGGGAATGTGAGAAATGAGAGCCGATCTGAACACAAGGCAAATATGGATAAACATGAAGAGAAGCTAACTGGAGAGACACCTTCTGCAGATGAAGCTATGATGGCTTTCTTAATGCCCACAGCCAGTAGAGAGGTCAAAGATACTGTAACTTTAAATGCAATGGGAAATAATGAGTGTAAAGGGACTGTGAGAAATGAAATACAACCTGAGCATAAGAGAAATAATTTGGTTAGACATGAAGAGAACCGAACTGGAGCTGTGATGAGGAAACAATGTgaatctaagaaaaaaaaaaaactgaaggaaatattGAAGCCTATGGAGAAAATTGAACCAAAGGAAGCGAACCTCATTGAACCTAAGGAAATATATATGAGAAAGGAACCTGAACCTATGAAAGAATCCATTAAActtaaagaaatattaaagaaaccgaaggaaaagaaacagaacctAAGGATATAA